One genomic window of Hydra vulgaris chromosome 03, alternate assembly HydraT2T_AEP includes the following:
- the LOC124808938 gene encoding uncharacterized protein LOC124808938 isoform X2, whose amino-acid sequence MLQNIFCDKLYWKLMINSTKVTHSESETVKIGVDTQPVNLFLGVTDNIKKDAELINESVDTFHEKSNEYCRSFTVHGLSRALTGNLFEKLFWGLVMLFSLCIIVYGTSTLVIKYKRNDVYIQFYATEYSEADAPIFTICPYEVDKRGICNLTNNCLGNITLSPLFIPKNSSYSWHNDIISIVVDDYSKSSVKAGVQISDYIKKTFHNCVRLSINFFDTLSSTSNGIRVYTIYPENYLEIFVHDADEEYPFFQSKPIFIGSYESDDINIELKKYKRLKEPFASNCSQNLDSMIFPGKYSKLKCIESLKCINSFKVCGNSYGFCKEFLPKNIFDNNSSSVYGINNLTECLKLEYEKKYNHECALPCDENVYTVISSFTSNCAWLKDNAREIWIDYPTNPYYHVFKEAPLYPFIQFISECGGLLGFLTGSSLISFIEVIVFFSLIVLRKIVNIKSKKEE is encoded by the coding sequence taaaaattggAGTTGACACGCAACCTGTAAATCTTTTTCTTGGTGTTACTGATAACATCAAAAAAGACGCTGAGTTAATTAATGAATCAGTTGATACTTTTCATGAAAAAAGCAATGAATATTGCCGATCATTTACAGTGCATGGATTATCAAGAGCGTTAACGGGtaatttatttgagaaattGTTCTGGGGGTTAGTAATGTTGTTCAGCTTATGTATAATTGTATATGGAACATCTACTTTGGTTATTAAGTATAAAAGAAATGATGTATACATTCAATTTTATGCTACAGAATATTCTGAAGCAGACGCACCGATTTTTACAATATGTCCATATGAGGTTGACAAACGAGGAATAtgcaatttaacaaataattgtCTTGGAAATATTACTCTTAGTCCATTGTTTATTCCAAAAAACAGTTCTTACAGTTGGCATAATGATATAATAAGTATTGTTGTTGATGattattcaaaaagttcagTCAAAGCTGGCGTTCAAATTAgtgattacataaaaaaaacttttcacaaTTGTGTCCGattaagtattaatttttttgatacattGTCATCTACGTCAAATGGAATACGCGTGTACACAATTTATCcagaaaattatttagaaatatttgttcATGACGCGGACGAAGAATAtcctttttttcaaagtaaaccAATTTTTATCGGATCTTATGAAAGTGATGACATAAATATTGAACTGAAGAAGTATAAACGATTAAAAGAACCATTTGCTTCTAACTGCAGTCAGAATTTAGATTCGATGATCTTTCCGGGAAAATACTCGAAACTAAAATGTATAGAATCTTTGAAATGCATTAATTCGTTTAAAGTCTGCGGCAACAGCTATGgtttttgtaaagaatttttaccaaaaaatatatttgataacaacAGTTCATCAGTATATGGTATAAACAATTTGACTGAATGTCTGAAActagaatatgaaaaaaaatacaatcatgAATGTGCTTTGCCTTGTGATGAAAACGTTTATACCGTTATATCATCTTTTACTAGTAATTGCGCTTGGCTCAAAGATAATGCTAGAGAGATCTGGATCGATTATCCAACAAATCCTTACTACCACGTATTTAAAGAAGCACCGTTGTACccttttattcaatttatatcTGAATGTGGCGGGTTGCTTGGTTTTCTTACAGGAAGTTCACTTATCTCTTTCATAGAAGTTATAGTATTTTTTAGTCTAATTGTGTTAAGAAAAATAGTTaacataaaaagcaaaaaagaagaataa